One segment of Xanthomonas oryzae pv. oryzae DNA contains the following:
- a CDS encoding ArsR/SmtB family transcription factor, with protein sequence MDLEDWSARLKVFADATRVRLLALLEQEELTVAELSAITRLAQPRVSTHLAKLKEAGLVRDRRAGVSAYYRFDEVSLDPAQRALWLALSTGSDDPLLRQDAERVAAVLANRAADQNWADSVAGDMERHYSPGRTWEALARTALPLLETGDVLDIASGDGVLAELVAPHATRYICIDTSARVVAAASERLRKLRNVEVREGDMHALPFPDASFDLVVLMHALTYAAKPAQAVAESARVLRPGGRLLLCSLAKHEHRAAVHAYGHVNLGFAAKELRKFAEKAGLDVSSLETVTREKRPPHFEVISLIAMKPGMGSRDSGLVENKDTAARRTGP encoded by the coding sequence ATGGATCTGGAAGACTGGTCGGCCCGCTTGAAGGTATTCGCCGACGCCACCCGAGTCCGCCTGCTGGCCTTGCTGGAGCAGGAAGAACTCACCGTGGCCGAGCTGTCGGCCATTACCCGGCTGGCGCAGCCGCGCGTGTCCACGCATCTGGCCAAACTGAAGGAAGCCGGGCTGGTGCGCGACCGTCGCGCTGGCGTGTCGGCGTATTACCGCTTCGACGAAGTGTCGCTGGACCCGGCACAGCGTGCGCTATGGCTGGCACTGAGCACCGGCAGCGACGACCCCTTGCTGCGCCAGGACGCCGAGCGCGTGGCAGCGGTGCTGGCCAACCGCGCCGCCGACCAGAATTGGGCCGATTCGGTGGCCGGCGACATGGAGCGGCATTACTCGCCCGGACGCACCTGGGAGGCCTTGGCGCGCACCGCCCTGCCACTGCTGGAAACCGGCGACGTGCTCGACATCGCCTCCGGCGACGGCGTGCTGGCCGAACTGGTGGCGCCGCACGCCACCCGCTACATCTGCATCGACACCAGCGCGCGCGTGGTCGCTGCCGCCAGCGAGCGCCTGCGCAAATTGCGCAACGTGGAAGTGCGCGAAGGCGACATGCATGCGCTGCCGTTCCCCGATGCCAGCTTCGACCTGGTGGTGCTGATGCATGCGCTCACCTACGCGGCCAAGCCGGCGCAGGCAGTGGCCGAATCGGCGCGCGTGTTGCGCCCCGGCGGCCGGCTACTGCTGTGCAGCCTGGCCAAGCACGAACATCGCGCTGCAGTGCATGCGTACGGCCATGTCAATCTCGGATTCGCCGCCAAGGAATTGCGCAAGTTCGCCGAGAAAGCCGGGCTGGATGTCTCCAGTCTGGAGACGGTGACGCGCGAGAAACGCCCGCCACATTTCGAAGTGATCTCGCTCATCGCGATGAAGCCCGGCATGGGGAGTCGGGATTCGGGATTGGTGGAAAACAAAGACACCGCTGCGCGGAGAACCGGACCATGA
- a CDS encoding acyl-CoA dehydrogenase, whose translation MHAALQRCRRARQRWSALRDATITEIYEGTLVIRRVVMTRGGNGLR comes from the coding sequence ATGCACGCCGCGCTCCAGCGTTGCCGCCGCGCGCGGCAACGCTGGAGCGCTCTTCGCGATGCCACGATCACCGAAATCTACGAAGGCACTCTGGTCATCCGGCGGGTGGTGATGACGCGTGGCGGCAACGGCTTGCGCTAA
- the metH gene encoding methionine synthase, whose protein sequence is MSTPRYTRLSGLEPLVITPDLLFVNVGERTNVTGSAQFRKLIKEERYEEAVEVARQQVDSGAQILDVNMDEGLIDSEKAMTRFLNLIMSEPDIARIPVMVDSSKWSVIEAGLKCLQGKSVVNSISLKEGEAVFVEHARKVLRYGAAAVVMAFDEAGQADTCARKVEICTRAYKVLTEQVGFPPEDIIFDPNIFAVATGIEEHDNYAVDFIEATRLVKNTLPHCHVSGGVSNVSFSFRGNETVRQAIHSVFLFHAIKAGMDMGIVNAGGMPIYDELDPELRERVEDVILNRRKDGTERLLEIAERYKGTKGAARVEDLAWRDKPVRARLAHALVHGIDAFVETDTEEARQQSTRPLDVIEGPLMDGMNVVGDLFGAGKMFLPQVVKSARVMKKAVAYLLPYIEAEKLRTGDSGKSNGKIIMATVKGDVHDIGKNIVGVVLACNNFDVVDLGVMVSAQLILDRAREENADLIGLSGLITPSLEEMSHVAREMQRQGFDIPLLIGGATTSRAHTALKIDPHYSAPTVWVKDASRAVGVAQSLISRDLRQAFVTANDADYAEIRARHRNRGDAKRLVSLEKARAQRFDGDWDTYTPPAPRQPGIHVFDDYPLQELIDLIDWTPFFQAWELAGKFPAILSDEIVGIQASELYRDARRMLKRIVDEKWLTAKAVFGLWPANSVGDDVVVLTEPAESGVRNRESPSDAPALDHSRFSIPHSLHFLRQQVDKPVDRPDFCLADFIAPKSSGKRDWIGAFAVTAGIGIDPHVARFEAAHDDYNSILLKALADRLAEALAERLHQRVRTEFWAYVDDETLDNEALIAERYRGIRPAPGYPACPEHSEKRTLFDLLDAERNADMSLTESFAMLPTAAVSGYYFSHPKSQYFVVGRLGKEQVADYAKRKGITLALAERHLASNLDYDPE, encoded by the coding sequence ATGAGCACTCCCCGCTACACCCGTCTGTCCGGCCTTGAGCCGTTGGTCATTACGCCAGACCTGTTATTCGTCAACGTCGGCGAGCGCACCAACGTCACCGGCAGTGCGCAATTTCGCAAGCTGATCAAGGAAGAACGCTACGAGGAAGCGGTGGAGGTCGCACGTCAGCAGGTGGACAGCGGCGCGCAGATCCTCGACGTCAACATGGACGAGGGCCTGATCGATTCGGAAAAAGCCATGACGCGCTTTCTCAATCTGATCATGTCCGAACCGGATATCGCACGCATTCCGGTGATGGTGGATTCGTCCAAGTGGAGCGTGATCGAAGCCGGATTGAAATGCCTGCAAGGCAAGAGCGTGGTGAACTCCATCTCGCTCAAGGAAGGCGAAGCGGTGTTCGTCGAACACGCGCGCAAGGTGCTGCGCTACGGTGCCGCCGCGGTGGTCATGGCCTTCGACGAAGCGGGCCAGGCCGACACCTGCGCACGCAAGGTCGAGATTTGCACGCGCGCCTACAAGGTGCTCACCGAGCAAGTGGGTTTTCCGCCGGAAGACATCATCTTCGACCCGAACATCTTTGCCGTGGCCACCGGCATCGAGGAACACGACAACTATGCGGTGGACTTCATCGAAGCCACCCGTCTCGTCAAGAACACGCTGCCGCATTGCCATGTGTCCGGCGGCGTTTCCAACGTGTCGTTTTCGTTTCGTGGCAACGAAACAGTACGCCAGGCGATCCACTCGGTGTTCCTGTTCCATGCGATCAAGGCTGGCATGGACATGGGCATCGTCAACGCCGGCGGCATGCCGATCTATGACGAGCTGGATCCGGAATTGCGCGAACGCGTGGAAGACGTGATCCTCAACCGACGCAAGGACGGCACCGAGCGCCTGCTGGAAATCGCCGAGCGCTACAAGGGCACCAAAGGCGCGGCGAGAGTTGAAGACCTGGCCTGGCGCGACAAACCGGTCCGCGCGCGCTTGGCGCATGCGCTGGTGCACGGCATCGACGCATTTGTGGAAACCGATACCGAAGAAGCGCGCCAGCAATCCACACGCCCACTGGACGTGATCGAAGGTCCATTAATGGACGGCATGAACGTGGTCGGCGATCTGTTCGGCGCCGGCAAGATGTTCCTGCCGCAGGTGGTCAAATCCGCGCGCGTGATGAAAAAAGCGGTGGCGTACCTGCTGCCGTACATCGAAGCGGAAAAATTGCGTACCGGCGATAGCGGCAAGTCCAACGGCAAGATCATCATGGCCACCGTCAAGGGCGATGTGCACGACATCGGCAAGAACATCGTCGGCGTGGTGTTGGCGTGCAACAACTTCGATGTCGTGGATCTGGGCGTGATGGTGTCGGCGCAGCTGATCCTTGACCGTGCGCGCGAAGAGAATGCAGACCTGATCGGCTTGTCCGGCTTGATCACGCCCTCGCTGGAAGAGATGTCGCACGTCGCACGCGAGATGCAGCGACAAGGCTTCGACATTCCGTTGTTGATTGGCGGCGCCACCACCTCACGCGCGCACACGGCATTGAAGATCGACCCGCACTACAGCGCGCCCACGGTCTGGGTGAAGGATGCCTCGCGGGCGGTGGGCGTGGCGCAATCGCTGATTTCGCGCGACCTGCGCCAGGCCTTCGTTACCGCCAACGATGCGGATTACGCGGAAATCCGCGCACGCCACCGCAACCGCGGCGATGCCAAGCGCTTGGTGTCGCTGGAAAAAGCCCGTGCGCAGCGCTTCGATGGCGACTGGGACACCTACACGCCGCCTGCCCCGCGACAGCCGGGCATCCACGTGTTCGATGACTACCCGCTGCAGGAGCTCATCGACCTTATCGACTGGACGCCATTCTTCCAGGCCTGGGAGCTGGCCGGTAAATTCCCGGCAATCCTCAGCGACGAGATCGTCGGCATCCAGGCCAGCGAGCTGTATCGCGACGCACGCCGCATGCTCAAGCGCATCGTCGACGAAAAGTGGCTCACGGCCAAGGCCGTGTTCGGGCTATGGCCGGCGAACAGTGTCGGAGATGATGTCGTCGTCCTGACCGAACCGGCGGAATCGGGAGTCAGGAATCGGGAATCGCCAAGCGATGCCCCCGCGCTCGACCATTCCCGATTCTCCATTCCCCATTCCTTGCATTTTTTGCGCCAGCAAGTCGACAAACCCGTCGACCGCCCCGACTTCTGCCTGGCCGATTTCATCGCGCCGAAAAGCAGCGGCAAACGGGACTGGATCGGTGCATTCGCGGTCACTGCAGGCATCGGCATCGACCCGCATGTGGCCCGTTTCGAAGCCGCGCACGACGACTACAACTCCATCCTGCTCAAGGCGTTGGCCGACCGTCTGGCCGAAGCATTGGCCGAGCGCCTGCATCAACGCGTGCGTACCGAATTCTGGGCCTATGTCGACGACGAAACACTCGACAACGAAGCCCTGATCGCCGAGCGCTATCGCGGCATTCGCCCGGCTCCCGGCTACCCGGCCTGCCCGGAACACAGCGAAAAACGCACCTTGTTCGATCTGCTCGATGCAGAGCGCAACGCCGACATGTCGCTGACCGAAAGTTTCGCGATGCTGCCCACCGCCGCGGTCTCCGGCTATTACTTCAGCCATCCCAAAAGCCAGTACTTCGTGGTCGGGCGACTGGGCAAGGAACAGGTGGCCGATTACGCAAAGCGCAAGGGCATCACGCTGGCATTGGCCGAACGGCATCTAGCGTCCAACCTGGATTACGACCCGGAATAA
- the rnr gene encoding ribonuclease R, with translation MTKKNTPDSNRPSRRKSTNAGESSTAEQQKLPGWMPDFLVRAAAGASTKSANKRAADKASNAASQPPAALPTPPAPRAPHPRKSGPPAPPPERFQTAAPPAAAEFKDPHADREALRYAEPIASREAILQLLEACDGPQTAEEIAEQLNLSDRIDALGKRLAAMVREAQLVQNRRGGYAPVQQTSLIAGVVIANPEGFGFLKPDGGGDDLFLPPFEMRKVMHGDRALANVTGIDRRGRREGAIARVLERGMSRMLGRFFYEHGVAYVDPDDKRIQRNVQIAPDGIGEAREGQLVVCELIAPPDARRPAIGKIIAVLGDKLTPSLVVEMAIHGHELPHEFPQEVLDEAAAVPLVVEPQMIGGRVDLRQMPLVTIDGEDAKDFDDAVYCEPNADGFRLVVAIADVSNYVRPGTPLDDEAQKRATSVYFPGFVVPMLPETLSNGICSLMPKVDRMCFVCDMQVGGDGEVTGSRFYEAVMNSHARLTYNQVWKAVGEGDADTKAFIGPLLPQVQRLHQLYQVLSKARTHRGAIEFETSEVRFVLDNTGEVTQAGMLVRNDAHKLIEECMIAANVEAARYLLSMHVPAPYRVHERPPESKYEDLLEFLKEFQLSLPAWSKVRPGDYTKLLKKVRARPDAALLESVLLRSQSLAVYSPENNGHFGLALEAYAHFTSPIRRYPDLLVHRALKHALTGASPEKFIYTPRQMAALSLQCSERGRRADEAEREVDERYRAAWMEKHVGGQFDGVISGVTGFGLFVELTQSKVNGLVHVTQLPQDYYQFDPIRKTLSGERRGREFRLGDPVRVLVLKASMEERKIDFRLAEEGAAPEAPLPLRETSTKRKKKSS, from the coding sequence ATGACAAAGAAAAACACCCCAGATTCCAACCGGCCGAGTCGCCGTAAATCCACCAACGCAGGCGAGTCCAGCACCGCCGAGCAGCAGAAGTTGCCAGGCTGGATGCCCGACTTCCTGGTCCGTGCCGCCGCCGGCGCGTCGACCAAGTCCGCCAACAAGCGCGCTGCCGACAAAGCTTCCAATGCTGCGTCGCAACCGCCGGCCGCCCTGCCAACGCCGCCGGCCCCGCGCGCACCGCATCCGCGCAAGAGTGGCCCACCTGCGCCGCCGCCGGAACGCTTCCAGACCGCCGCGCCGCCCGCTGCTGCCGAATTCAAGGATCCGCACGCCGACCGCGAGGCCCTGCGTTATGCAGAGCCGATCGCCAGTCGCGAAGCGATCCTGCAGCTGCTTGAAGCCTGCGACGGCCCGCAGACCGCTGAAGAAATTGCCGAGCAGCTCAATCTGAGCGATCGCATCGATGCACTGGGCAAGCGCCTGGCCGCGATGGTGCGCGAAGCGCAACTGGTGCAAAACCGCCGCGGCGGCTATGCGCCGGTGCAGCAGACCAGCCTGATCGCCGGGGTGGTGATCGCCAATCCGGAGGGCTTCGGTTTCCTCAAGCCCGACGGCGGTGGCGATGACCTGTTCCTGCCGCCGTTCGAGATGCGCAAGGTCATGCACGGCGACCGCGCGTTGGCCAATGTCACCGGCATCGACCGCCGCGGCCGTCGCGAAGGTGCGATTGCGCGCGTGCTTGAGCGGGGCATGTCGCGCATGCTGGGGCGCTTTTTCTATGAGCACGGCGTGGCTTACGTCGATCCCGATGACAAGCGCATCCAGCGCAATGTGCAAATCGCCCCGGACGGTATCGGCGAGGCGCGCGAAGGCCAGTTGGTGGTTTGCGAACTGATCGCGCCGCCGGACGCGCGCCGCCCGGCGATCGGCAAGATCATCGCGGTGCTTGGCGACAAGCTGACCCCGTCGCTGGTGGTGGAAATGGCCATCCACGGCCACGAACTTCCGCACGAGTTCCCGCAGGAAGTGCTGGACGAAGCGGCGGCTGTGCCGTTGGTGGTCGAGCCGCAGATGATCGGTGGGCGCGTGGATCTGCGGCAGATGCCGCTGGTCACCATCGACGGCGAAGACGCCAAGGATTTCGACGACGCGGTGTATTGCGAACCCAACGCCGACGGCTTCCGTCTGGTGGTGGCGATCGCCGACGTGTCCAACTATGTGCGTCCCGGCACGCCGCTGGATGACGAAGCGCAAAAGCGCGCCACCTCGGTGTATTTCCCGGGATTCGTGGTGCCGATGCTGCCGGAGACGCTGTCCAACGGCATCTGCTCGCTGATGCCCAAGGTCGATCGCATGTGTTTCGTCTGCGACATGCAGGTGGGAGGCGATGGCGAAGTGACCGGCTCGCGTTTTTACGAAGCGGTGATGAACTCGCATGCGCGCCTGACCTACAACCAGGTGTGGAAGGCGGTGGGCGAAGGCGATGCCGACACCAAGGCCTTCATCGGCCCGTTGCTGCCGCAAGTGCAGCGTCTGCATCAGCTGTACCAGGTGCTGTCGAAGGCGCGTACGCACCGTGGTGCGATCGAATTCGAAACCTCCGAAGTGCGCTTCGTGCTCGACAATACCGGCGAGGTCACCCAGGCCGGCATGCTGGTGCGCAACGATGCGCACAAGCTGATCGAAGAATGCATGATCGCCGCGAATGTCGAGGCGGCCCGCTACCTGCTGAGCATGCATGTGCCGGCGCCGTACCGTGTGCACGAGCGGCCGCCGGAGAGCAAGTACGAAGACCTGCTGGAGTTCCTCAAGGAATTCCAGCTGAGCCTTCCCGCATGGAGCAAGGTGCGCCCCGGCGATTACACCAAGCTGCTGAAGAAGGTGCGTGCGCGTCCGGACGCGGCGTTGCTGGAATCGGTGCTGCTGCGCAGCCAGAGCCTGGCGGTGTATTCGCCGGAAAATAACGGGCACTTCGGTCTGGCGTTGGAGGCGTACGCGCACTTCACCTCGCCGATCCGGCGTTACCCGGATCTGCTGGTGCATCGCGCGCTCAAGCACGCCTTGACCGGTGCCAGCCCGGAAAAATTCATCTACACCCCGCGTCAGATGGCGGCGTTGTCGCTGCAGTGCTCCGAACGCGGCCGGCGTGCCGACGAAGCCGAGCGCGAAGTGGACGAGCGCTATCGCGCCGCGTGGATGGAAAAGCATGTGGGTGGCCAGTTCGACGGCGTGATCAGCGGCGTGACCGGATTCGGTCTGTTCGTGGAGTTGACGCAGTCCAAGGTCAATGGCCTGGTGCATGTCACCCAGCTGCCGCAGGACTATTACCAGTTCGACCCGATCCGCAAGACGCTCAGTGGCGAACGCCGTGGTCGCGAATTCCGTCTGGGCGACCCGGTGCGCGTGCTGGTGCTCAAGGCCAGCATGGAAGAACGCAAGATCGACTTCCGCCTGGCCGAAGAGGGTGCAGCGCCCGAAGCGCCGCTGCCGCTGCGCGAAACGTCGACCAAGCGCAAGAAGAAATCGTCCTGA
- a CDS encoding IS30-like element IS1112a family transposase — MSSSRLDLSERYRLHALHETGMSMRAIADALERAPSTISRELRRNQHAARYRPDHAQRISEHRRTQASRRPRIDAERIGQIEDLLREDFSPEQIAGRTGLASHEWIYRHIYADQKRGGQLFMHLRKRRRKRRRRGMRDGRGQLTHRRSWTQRPSVVEQRSRIGDWELDTIRASHGKGVVVSMTERRSRLHLLAYSPDGTAENVRNAIVQRLGGLRHTVHTLTADNGKEFADHRLIAACLQSDFYFADPYCAWQRGSNENANGLTRQYLPRQTDFSTITNAHLRWIEQRLYNRPRKILGFKTPLEVFSEEVLNSVANQS; from the coding sequence ATGTCCTCCAGCCGCCTGGACCTGTCGGAACGATACCGCCTACATGCGCTACATGAAACCGGGATGTCGATGCGCGCCATCGCCGATGCATTGGAGCGTGCGCCCAGCACGATCAGCCGCGAACTGCGCCGTAATCAGCACGCTGCGCGGTACCGGCCCGATCACGCGCAGCGCATCAGCGAGCATCGGCGCACACAGGCCAGCCGGCGTCCACGCATCGACGCTGAGCGTATCGGCCAGATCGAGGACCTGCTGAGGGAGGACTTCAGTCCCGAACAGATTGCCGGTCGCACCGGCTTGGCCAGTCACGAATGGATCTATCGGCACATCTACGCCGATCAGAAGCGCGGTGGTCAATTGTTCATGCATCTACGCAAACGCCGCCGCAAGCGCCGTCGGCGTGGCATGCGCGATGGCCGCGGGCAGCTGACGCATCGGCGCAGCTGGACACAGCGCCCCAGTGTGGTTGAGCAGCGCAGCCGCATCGGCGACTGGGAGCTGGATACCATCAGGGCCTCGCACGGAAAGGGTGTGGTGGTCAGCATGACCGAACGCCGCAGTCGTCTGCATCTGCTGGCTTACTCCCCCGACGGCACCGCCGAGAACGTGCGCAACGCCATTGTCCAGCGACTGGGCGGCCTGCGCCATACAGTTCACACGCTCACCGCCGACAACGGCAAGGAGTTCGCCGATCATCGGCTCATTGCCGCCTGCTTGCAGAGCGATTTCTATTTCGCAGATCCGTACTGCGCATGGCAGCGCGGCAGCAACGAGAATGCCAACGGGTTGACACGCCAATACTTGCCACGACAGACCGATTTCAGCACCATCACCAATGCGCACCTGCGATGGATCGAGCAGCGGCTCTACAATCGTCCGCGCAAGATACTTGGATTCAAAACGCCCCTCGAAGTCTTCTCCGAGGAGGTCCTCAACAGCGTTGCGAATCAGAGTTGA
- a CDS encoding acyl-CoA dehydrogenase family protein: MGLSSGLEWCDVDFSFTEEQLMIQDVARRIAQEKIAPSAEQFDRSGEFPLENIRLLGENGLMGIEVPVDYGGAGMDPISYALAMIEIAAADGAHSTIVSVNSSLFCTGILKNGSEAQKQLYVRAIAEGTHIGAFALTEPQSGSDASAMRCRAVKQADGSFVINGKKSWITSGPVAKYIVLFAVTEPDKGSRGITAFMVDTDRAGFHRGKTEPKLGIRASATCEIEFADYLAQPDEVLGVEGEGFRTAMSVLDAGRIGIASQAVGIARAAYEATLAYVKERKAFGAAIGTFQMTQAKIADMKCKLDAALLLTLRAAWLKGQGQTFGTEAAVAKLTASEAAMWITHQAVQIHGGMGYSKEMPLERYFRDAKITEIYEGTSEIQRLVIARGETGLR; encoded by the coding sequence ATGGGGCTCAGCTCAGGCCTGGAGTGGTGCGACGTGGATTTCAGCTTTACCGAAGAACAATTGATGATCCAGGATGTGGCGCGCCGCATCGCGCAGGAAAAGATCGCGCCCAGCGCCGAGCAATTCGACCGTAGCGGCGAATTTCCGCTGGAAAATATCCGCTTGCTGGGCGAAAACGGTCTGATGGGCATCGAGGTGCCGGTCGACTACGGCGGCGCCGGCATGGACCCGATCAGCTATGCGCTGGCGATGATCGAAATCGCCGCGGCCGATGGCGCGCACTCCACCATCGTCTCGGTCAACAGCTCGCTGTTTTGCACCGGTATTCTGAAAAACGGCAGCGAAGCGCAGAAGCAGCTGTACGTGCGCGCGATCGCCGAGGGCACGCACATCGGTGCGTTCGCGCTGACCGAGCCGCAGTCCGGCTCGGATGCTTCGGCAATGCGCTGCCGCGCGGTCAAGCAGGCCGATGGCAGCTTCGTCATCAACGGCAAGAAGAGCTGGATCACCTCCGGCCCGGTGGCCAAATACATCGTGTTGTTCGCGGTGACCGAGCCGGACAAGGGCTCGCGCGGCATCACTGCGTTCATGGTCGACACCGATCGTGCCGGTTTCCATCGCGGCAAGACCGAGCCCAAGCTCGGCATTCGCGCCTCGGCCACGTGCGAAATCGAGTTTGCCGATTACCTTGCGCAGCCCGATGAAGTGCTGGGTGTGGAAGGCGAGGGCTTCAGGACCGCAATGAGCGTGCTGGATGCCGGGCGCATCGGTATTGCTTCGCAGGCGGTCGGTATCGCGCGTGCGGCGTACGAAGCCACGTTGGCGTACGTCAAGGAACGCAAGGCGTTCGGCGCGGCGATCGGCACCTTCCAGATGACGCAGGCCAAGATCGCCGACATGAAGTGCAAGCTGGATGCAGCGCTGCTGTTGACGCTGCGCGCGGCGTGGTTGAAGGGGCAGGGGCAGACGTTCGGCACCGAAGCGGCGGTGGCCAAGCTCACTGCGTCCGAAGCGGCGATGTGGATCACCCATCAAGCGGTGCAAATTCATGGCGGCATGGGGTATTCGAAAGAGATGCCGCTGGAGCGCTACTTCCGCGATGCCAAAATCACCGAAATTTACGAAGGCACCTCGGAAATCCAACGCTTGGTGATTGCGCGCGGCGAGACTGGCTTGCGCTGA
- a CDS encoding homocysteine S-methyltransferase family protein, which produces MTHARIPNSESPIPFALPWLHPERAAKLTAALAERILIIDGAMGTMIQRHDLQEPDYRGTRFADGYDSAHVHGRGCDHAHAPESHDLKGNNDLLLLSRPEIIAGIHRAYLDAGADLLETNTFNATSVSQADYHLEHLVYELNKAGAQVARACCDAVEALTPHKPRFVIGVLGPTSRTASISPDVNDPGYRNTSFDALRETYREAIKGLIDGGADTLMVETIFDTLNAKAALYAIEEVFEARGGRLPVMISGTITDASGRTLSGQTAEAFYASVAHGRPLSVGLNCALGAKDLRPHVETLSQIADAYVSAHPNAGLPNAFGEYDETPEEMAETLREFAESGLLNLVGGCCGTSPDHIRAIAEAVADLPPRQRPGVQELAA; this is translated from the coding sequence ATGACGCACGCACGAATCCCAAATTCCGAATCCCCAATCCCGTTTGCATTGCCGTGGCTGCATCCCGAGCGCGCGGCCAAACTCACTGCCGCGCTCGCCGAGCGCATCCTCATCATCGATGGCGCGATGGGCACCATGATCCAGCGCCATGACCTGCAGGAGCCCGACTATCGTGGCACGCGCTTTGCCGACGGCTACGACAGCGCACATGTGCACGGCCGCGGATGCGACCACGCGCATGCACCGGAAAGCCACGACCTCAAGGGCAACAACGATCTGCTGTTGTTGAGCCGCCCAGAGATCATTGCCGGCATCCACCGTGCGTATCTTGATGCAGGCGCAGACCTGCTGGAAACCAATACCTTCAATGCCACGTCGGTGAGCCAGGCCGACTACCACCTGGAACACCTGGTGTACGAGTTGAACAAGGCCGGCGCGCAGGTGGCGCGCGCATGCTGCGATGCCGTGGAAGCGCTCACGCCGCACAAACCGCGCTTTGTGATCGGTGTGCTCGGCCCTACCAGCCGCACCGCCTCGATCAGCCCGGACGTCAACGACCCCGGCTACCGCAACACCAGTTTCGATGCGCTGCGCGAAACCTATCGCGAAGCCATCAAGGGATTGATCGATGGCGGCGCGGATACGCTGATGGTGGAAACCATCTTCGACACGCTTAACGCCAAAGCCGCGTTGTATGCGATCGAAGAAGTCTTCGAAGCGCGCGGTGGGCGTTTGCCGGTGATGATCTCCGGCACCATCACCGACGCATCCGGGCGCACCTTGTCCGGGCAGACCGCCGAAGCGTTTTACGCGTCCGTCGCGCACGGGCGACCGTTGTCGGTCGGCCTGAATTGTGCACTTGGCGCCAAGGATCTGCGCCCGCACGTGGAGACGCTTTCGCAGATCGCCGACGCCTATGTCAGCGCGCATCCGAATGCCGGCTTGCCGAACGCCTTCGGCGAATACGATGAGACGCCTGAGGAAATGGCAGAAACATTGCGCGAATTTGCCGAGTCCGGCTTGCTCAATCTGGTGGGTGGCTGCTGCGGCACCTCGCCAGACCATATTCGCGCGATTGCCGAAGCAGTTGCTGATCTGCCGCCACGGCAGCGACCTGGTGTGCAGGAGTTGGCGGCGTGA
- the rlmB gene encoding 23S rRNA (guanosine(2251)-2'-O)-methyltransferase RlmB: protein MSKQNQWIVGVNAVASSVENDADNVREVLIEAGSKNPRLTEIEEQARRKGIDVRRVNTQALDGVAGQVRHQGVAARYAVARLWAENELEGLVEAAEGRALVLILDGVQDPHNLGACLRSAAAAGVTAVVIPKDKSASVNATVRKTSAGAADRIPVVAVTNLARCLRDLQKQGVWLYGLAGEAEASLYSVDLRGNVGLVLGGESDGLRRLTREHCDGLVKIPMPGEIESLNVSVATGVTLFEVVRQRLEQVSQQEV, encoded by the coding sequence ATGAGCAAGCAGAATCAGTGGATCGTCGGCGTCAATGCTGTCGCCTCGTCCGTCGAGAACGACGCCGATAACGTGCGCGAGGTATTGATCGAGGCCGGCAGCAAGAACCCGCGCCTCACCGAGATCGAAGAGCAGGCGCGCCGCAAGGGCATCGACGTGCGCCGGGTCAACACCCAGGCGCTGGATGGCGTAGCCGGGCAGGTGCGTCATCAGGGCGTGGCCGCCCGCTATGCCGTGGCACGGCTATGGGCAGAGAATGAGCTGGAAGGCCTGGTCGAGGCAGCCGAAGGGCGCGCGCTGGTGCTGATCCTCGACGGCGTACAGGACCCGCACAACCTCGGCGCCTGCCTGCGTAGCGCGGCAGCCGCCGGCGTCACCGCGGTGGTGATTCCCAAGGACAAGTCGGCCTCGGTGAATGCCACCGTGCGCAAGACCTCCGCTGGTGCGGCCGACCGCATTCCGGTGGTGGCGGTGACCAATCTGGCGCGCTGCCTGCGCGATCTGCAGAAGCAGGGCGTGTGGCTGTATGGCCTGGCCGGCGAAGCAGAGGCATCGTTGTACAGCGTGGATCTGCGCGGCAATGTCGGATTGGTGCTCGGTGGCGAGTCCGATGGCCTGCGCCGTCTCACGCGCGAGCACTGCGACGGTCTGGTCAAGATTCCGATGCCGGGTGAGATCGAGAGCCTCAACGTATCGGTTGCGACCGGCGTGACCTTGTTCGAAGTCGTACGCCAGCGCTTGGAGCAAGTTAGCCAACAGGAGGTTTGA